In Osmia lignaria lignaria isolate PbOS001 chromosome 5, iyOsmLign1, whole genome shotgun sequence, a single genomic region encodes these proteins:
- the LOC117607826 gene encoding spermatogenesis-associated protein 20 isoform X5 — translation MSANMASSNVENLAQKMNRLTLEKSPYLLQHAKNPVDWYPWCTEALEKAKKEDKLIFLSVGYSTCHWCHVMEKESFKNEEIAGIMNKNFVNIKVDKEERPDIDRIYMTFVQATTGHGGWPMSVFLTPDLRPVVGGTYFPPEDTFRQTGFKTILLNIAQKWNSLKTKITEVGSANFETLQTISKIPQTSKKHEVPSLECSDLCVQQLTSEFEPKFGGFGSSYSMQAPKFPQPVNLNLLFHMYARRSSEEIAQHCQYMAIHTLKKMSYGGIHDHVGQGFSRYSTDGDWHVPHFEKMLYDQGQIMKSYADAYLATKDNDFAEIIDDIATYVIRDLRHPEGGFYSAEDADSYPTHDGHAKKEGAFYVWTAKEIKSLLDKEISDEKHIKLSDVFCYHFNVKESGNVKPYQDPHGELTGKNVLIVYNGIEETAKHFDCTVEEIKDYLKEACSILYEARLARPRPHLDDKIITAWNGLMISGLAYGGAVVENKQYVEYAADAAKFIKRYLFDEAKNILLHSCYRNTENQITQMSTPIPGFLDDYAFVVKGLLDLYESSLNEQWLEFAEKLQDIQDKLFWDEINGGYFTTTSDDPSIIVRLKEAYDGAEPSGNSVAAENLLRLADYLGRSDLKDKVTRLFGAFRHLLTQRPIAVPQLVSALVRYHDDATQIYIIGKRDAEDTDDLLRVVYKRLIPGRILFLIDHDETNSILLGKNQHLRNMKLVNDRATAYVCKHRSCTLPVTNSQQLTALLDKQQ, via the exons ATGTCAGCAAATATGGCTTCAAGCAATGTTGAAAATCTGGCACAAAAGATGAATCGACTAACTTTGGAAAAGTCACCTTATTTACTACAGCACGCTAAGAACCCAGTGGATTGGTATCCATGGTGCACAGAAGCGTTAGAAAAAGCAAAGAAGGaagacaaattaatttttttatctgtTGGATATTCTACTTGCCACTGGTGTCATGTTATGGAAAAAGAATCattcaaaaatgaagaaattgctggtattatgaataaaaattttgttaatataaaaGTAGATAAAGAAGAAAGACCAGATATAGATAGGATATATATGACTTTTGTACAA GCAACGACTGGTCATGGGGGATGGCCAATGAGTGTATTTCTAACTCCTGATTTAAGACCTGTAGTTGGAGGTACTTATTTTCCTCCAGAAGATACATTTAGACAAACAGGATTCAAGACAATTTTACTCAATATTGCTCAAaag TGGAATTCACTCAAAACCAAAATTACAGAAGTTGGCTCTGCTAACTTCGAAACTTTACAAACCATTTCTAAAATTCCACAAACATCAAAG AAACACGAAGTACCTTCGTTAGAATGTAGTGATCTATGTGTTCAACAACTAACGAGTGAATTTGAACCAAAATTCGGTGGATTTGGTTCTTCATACAGTATGCAGGCACCAAAATTTCCACAACCAGTGAATTTGAATCTCTTGTTTCATATGTATGCTCGACGATCCAGTGAAGAGATAGCACAGCATTGTCAATATATGGCTATACATACTTTAAAGAAAATGTCTTATGGTGGTATTCATGATCATGTAGGTCAG GGCTTTTCAAGATACTCTACTGATGGTGATTGGCACGTACCCCATtttgaaaaaatgttatatgatCAGGGTCAAATAATGAAGTCTTATGCGGATGCATATCTTGCAACTAAAGATAATGATTTTGCTGAAATTATTGATGACATTGCCACATATGTGATAAGGGATCTCCGACATCCG GAAGGTGGCTTTTACAGTGCTGAAGATGCAGATTCCTATCCAACACACGATGGACATGCAAAAAAAGAGGGTGCTTTTTACGTGTGGACTGCTAAGGAAATTAAATCACTTTTAGATAAAGAAATTTCTGATGAAAAGCATATTAAATTGTCTGATGTATTTTGTTATCATTTCAATGTAAAGGAATCGGGAAACGTAAAACCGTATCAA GATCCACATGGAGAATTGACAGGGAAAAATGTATTAATAGTATACAATGGAATTGAAGAAACGGCCAAGCATTTTGATTGTACcgttgaagaaataaaagattatTTGAAAGAAGCATGTTCCATTTTATACGAAGCTAGATTGGCGAGGCCGCGACCTCATTTAGACGACAAAATTATTACAGCGTGGAATG GTCTTATGATAAGCGGTCTAGCGTATGGCGGAGCAGTAGTAGAAAATAAGCAGTATGTCGAGTACGCGGCAGATGCCGCGAAATTTATCAAGCGTTACCTTTTCGATGAGGCTAAAAATATACTACTTCACAGTTGTTACCGGAACACTGAAAACCAAATTACGCAAAT GAGCACACCTATACCTGGTTTCTTAGACGATTATGCGTTCGTTGTAAAAGGACTGTTGGATTTATACGAATCTAGTTTAAATGAACAATGGCTAGAATTTGCCGAGAAGTTACAGGACATACAGGACAAACTATTTTGGGATGAAATAAATGGTGGATATTTTACAACAACGTCAGATGATCCTAGTATAATTGTAAGACTTAAGGAAG CTTATGATGGAGCAGAACCATCCGGTAATTCAGTTGCTGCCGAAAATCTCTTGAGATTAGCTGACTACTTGGGTCGTAGCGACCTCAAGGATAAAGTTACACGTCTCTTTGGAGCATTTAGACACTTGTTAACGCAAAGACCTATCGCAGTTCCGCAATTAGTATCAGCGCTTGTTCGTTATCACGACGATGCAACACAG attTATATAATCGGAAAGCGAGATGCTGAGGATACCGATGATTTACTTCGCGTTGTATATAAGCGCCTGATTCCTGGAAGAATTCTTTTCTTAATTGATCATGATGAAACAAATAGTATATTACTTGGTAAAAATCAGCATCTTAGAAATATGAAGCTTGTGAATGATCGAGCAACAGCCTACGTATGTAAACATCGCTCTTGTACTTTACCTGTTACAAATTCTCAACAATTAACTGCGTTATTAGATAAAcagcaataa